Proteins encoded together in one Eriocheir sinensis breed Jianghai 21 unplaced genomic scaffold, ASM2467909v1 Scaffold230, whole genome shotgun sequence window:
- the LOC126991034 gene encoding piggyBac transposable element-derived protein 4-like yields the protein MLADKSGYCLKFDVYTGKNNNKATKDLGAKVVTSLVKGLEEKEHKVYFDNYFTNVHFMKDLKEKGINACGTVKPSRKNLPTFISSKKINCGDSETLTSSTGIGATKWRDKNDVFILTNFHDPSEMSEVNRRQKDGSKCLYPCPICVTDYNKNMNSVDKFDQLMASYKLDRRSKKWWHRIFFYFLDAAVVNSYIVFRTLKNNMPLKEFKIHCVEGLLATRLVQRKRSATNESPLEIKKSKPTVPVEIRRKESSHQPKRSTRRRCALCSTKTKEVRTDWVCSVCEVPLCLGKKKECLQKYHA from the coding sequence ATGCTGGCAGACAAATCAGGATATTGCTTGAAATTTGATGTGTATactggaaaaaacaacaacaaagctaCGAAAGATCTTGGTGCAAAAGTAGTTACTTCACTGGTAAAAGGTCTTGAAGAAAAGGAGCACAAAGTCTACTTTGATAACTATTTCACAAATGTACATTTCATGAAAGacttaaaagaaaaaggaataaatgcTTGTGGAACCGTGAAACCCTCGAGAAAAAACCTGCCAACATTCATTTCTAGCAAGAAAATTAATTGTGGAGACTCTGAAACTCTCACAAGTAGTACCGGAATTGGTGCAACCAAATGGCGTGACAAGAATGATGTATTCATTCTGACAAATTTTCATGATCCCAGTGAAATGTCTGAAGTAAACAGAAGACAAAAGGATGGCTCAAAATGTTTGTATCCCTGCCCTATTTGTGTCACTGATTACAACAAGAACATGAATTCAGTAGACAAGTTTGATCAGCTAATGGCAAGTTATAAACTAGATCGCCGCAGTAAGAAATGGTGGCATcgcatatttttctatttcctggaTGCTGCTGTAGTGAATTCATACATCGTATTCAGGACATTGAAAAACAACATGCCACTGAAAGAATTCAAGATCCATTGTGTAGAAGGTCTTCTGGCAACCAGGTTAGTACAGAGGAAGAGATCAGCCACAAATGAGTCTCCTTTGGAGATCAAGAAATCAAAACCTACGGTTCCAGTGGAAATACGGAGAAAGGAATCAAGTCATCAACCAAAACGTAGCACTCGTAGGCGGTGTGCTCTATGCAGCACAAAAACCAAAGAAGTACGTACTGACTGGGTCTGCTCTGTATGCGAGGTGCCTCTTTgtctgggaaaaaaaaaggagtgtctCCAGAAATATCATgcttga